A genomic region of Alicyclobacillus sp. SO9 contains the following coding sequences:
- a CDS encoding phenylacetate--CoA ligase family protein, which yields MHHQFIEAALRSPFYQKKLNGISLDTWADIPFTEKHELRDADSFSLLGTAVADIASYHETSGTTGKPTSSWYSFRDVENESKLVSESHLALRRGDLLLNRLTFTVAVASFIGLWATQYTKCGHISLAKSDVSTPVRVLDVIKRTQPTVLMEIPFQLEILAGVKQRLGFQTPTSLRALLAAGELVSPSRRKWLQSLWKVPVYNLFGSTETGGLVTSCHQGHFHLDNPTVLFEVVDDDGQPLGFEQRGQLVLSTLRQGMPLLRFATHDIVELKPAEICTCGNSHPVLIHYGRQEDVTRIGGHSWTLYDLQEIVYNLPRIPMAWKFVLNKESVAFLYQPFVECESQSEQDVLSAELSAKLQVPVAVSCTEIVPQASLLQQSNTTKFKYVSEVTDEEFADKAI from the coding sequence GTGCATCATCAGTTTATTGAAGCTGCTTTACGGTCCCCTTTCTATCAGAAAAAACTAAATGGAATTTCACTGGATACATGGGCAGATATTCCGTTCACGGAAAAACACGAGTTGCGAGATGCAGACTCCTTCTCACTCCTCGGAACTGCAGTAGCCGACATCGCATCCTATCACGAGACCAGCGGCACTACCGGAAAACCTACTTCCAGTTGGTATAGTTTCCGAGATGTAGAGAATGAAAGCAAGCTGGTCAGCGAATCACACTTAGCTCTTCGGCGGGGAGACCTCTTGCTAAATCGGTTAACCTTCACTGTTGCCGTAGCCTCATTCATTGGCTTATGGGCTACACAGTATACAAAATGCGGACACATCAGTTTAGCCAAGTCTGATGTATCGACACCTGTGAGAGTTCTTGACGTCATCAAGCGAACGCAACCAACTGTGTTAATGGAAATCCCTTTTCAATTGGAAATCCTCGCTGGCGTCAAACAACGACTAGGATTCCAAACTCCGACTTCACTCAGGGCACTCCTTGCAGCCGGTGAACTGGTTTCTCCATCTCGACGCAAGTGGTTGCAGTCCCTTTGGAAGGTCCCCGTTTACAATCTTTTTGGCAGTACAGAGACAGGCGGTTTGGTAACATCGTGTCACCAAGGGCATTTTCACTTGGATAATCCTACTGTCTTATTCGAAGTCGTCGATGACGACGGCCAACCGCTTGGCTTTGAACAGAGAGGGCAATTGGTTCTCTCGACGCTTAGACAAGGAATGCCGCTGCTTCGTTTCGCCACCCATGACATTGTTGAGTTAAAACCCGCTGAGATTTGTACCTGCGGAAACTCCCATCCGGTACTCATCCATTATGGGAGACAGGAAGATGTAACTCGTATCGGAGGTCACTCCTGGACCCTGTACGACCTGCAAGAAATTGTATACAACTTACCGCGCATTCCAATGGCGTGGAAATTCGTCCTCAACAAGGAGTCAGTAGCGTTCCTCTATCAGCCCTTCGTGGAATGTGAATCTCAGTCTGAACAAGATGTACTTAGCGCTGAACTTAGTGCAAAACTGCAAGTTCCAGTGGCAGTTTCCTGTACAGAAATTGTGCCTCAAGCATCCTTGCTGCAACAATCCAACACAACGAAGTTTAAGTATGTGTCCGAGGTAACGGATGAAGAGTTCGCAGACAAGGCAATTTAA
- a CDS encoding GntR family transcriptional regulator, with protein MQMSTMFTSGKKTLSEQAYESIRDSILTLRLKPGQTIYESELAGMLEMSRTPVREAVRILLVEELIEVLPQRGMKIALISERKVEDTRYVRELLEVGSIRGVVRSWSSDEPRCKRLLRDLEMNLELQRQVEEEGDFEEFLRLDEVFHRFLMGVTGNNTLISIVTQMRSHLNRVRSLTLKELKNAGSLTDEHQQLIDALKEKDESQMVAILTKHLRRLNDDMKVMKQAYPSYFAEH; from the coding sequence ATGCAAATGAGTACGATGTTCACAAGCGGCAAAAAGACCCTGTCAGAGCAAGCCTACGAATCTATTCGAGATTCTATTTTAACACTGCGTCTGAAACCGGGACAGACAATTTATGAATCTGAGTTGGCGGGCATGCTGGAGATGAGCAGAACACCGGTTCGTGAGGCGGTACGCATTCTTCTTGTCGAAGAGTTAATTGAAGTTCTTCCTCAACGCGGAATGAAAATTGCTCTTATATCTGAACGAAAAGTGGAAGACACGCGGTATGTTCGAGAGCTTTTGGAGGTAGGGTCCATTCGGGGAGTTGTCCGAAGCTGGAGCAGTGACGAGCCTCGTTGTAAGAGACTTCTTAGGGATTTGGAAATGAATTTAGAGTTGCAGAGGCAAGTGGAAGAAGAGGGGGATTTCGAGGAGTTCCTTCGCCTCGATGAGGTCTTTCATAGATTTTTAATGGGGGTAACCGGAAACAACACTCTCATTTCAATCGTTACGCAGATGCGGTCCCATCTCAATCGAGTGAGATCCCTGACCCTAAAAGAACTGAAAAATGCAGGGTCTCTAACCGACGAGCATCAACAACTCATCGACGCTTTGAAAGAAAAGGATGAGTCTCAGATGGTCGCAATCCTGACGAAACATCTGCGCCGCTTAAACGACGACATGAAAGTGATGAAGCAGGCTTATCCTTCGTATTTTGCTGAGCACTAG